The nucleotide window AACAGAAATATAACAAACTCCGCCAACCATTTTTTCAGAAGAGGTCAGAATTGATGGCCCAAATCCCCAATTTTTGGGTGACAACATTTGTCAACCATCCACAAGTGTCTGCACTGCTtggggaggaggatgaagaggcgATGCATTATTTGACAAGAGTTGAAGTGACAGAATTTGAAGATATTAaatcaggtttttattttgatgaaaatccTTACTTCGAAAATAAAGTTCTCTCTAAAGAATTGCATCTGAATGAGAGTGGTGATCCATCCTCAAAGTCCACtgaaatcaaatggaaatctGGAAAGGATTTGACGAAATGTTCAAGTCAAACATAGAATAAAGCCAGCAGGAAGAGGCAGCAGGAGGAACCAGAGAGCTTCTTCACTTGGTTTACTGACCATTCTGATGCAGGTGCAGATGACTTAGGAGAGGTCATCAAAGATGATATTTGGCTAAATCCATTACAGTACTACTTGGTTCCCGATATGGATGATGAAGAtacctgatttatttatttttaattatgttttttgtGCTGTTGATGTCATATATAAGAAACCATTGTCTAAGttaaggtcacaaagatttatgcttatgttctcttctaagggttttatagttttgtttcttacacttaggtctgtgattcattttgagttaatttttgtatatggtgagAGTTCAGCTTTATTCTCTTGCAAGTGGTATCCTGTTCTCCCAGtacaatttgttgaaaatttgatttttttccccatcaaatTATCTTGGTGCCATTCTAAAAATCAAATGACGATAATatatgggcttatttctggagtttcaattctattccattgacttGTGTGTATATCCTTTGCCAGTACcatcctgttttgattattatagacTTGTACTAagatttgaaatcaagaagtgtaattcctccatctttgttcttctttgaCAAGATTATTTTCGTTATTCTAGGTTCCTTGTAATGctattatgtatttgaaagtctactttttcatttattcataaaaggtAATTAAGCTTTtggtagagattgcattgaatctgtagatctcTTTGAGAAATATTGCCGTTTTAACAATTTAATCCTCCAATCTATGaatatggaatgtctttctatttactTAGGTCTTTACTGTATTTCAATAATTCTCTGTAATTTCAGAGTATAAGATTTACACTTTTTTGTTAAATGtcttcctaagtatttttttgatGATACTGTAAAtagaatttttccttaatttccttttcagattgtttgtCATCGGTATATATAAACACTACTGGTTTTGTGTGTTGATCTTATACCCTGCAgctttgaattcatttattacttctggTACCTTTCTTGtggattttttaatgatttcctaTGTGTAAGATCCTGTTGCCTGCAAATAGAGATGGattcatttctccctttccaatCTGGATACTTTTGatttcatgggtttttttttgcctaattgtCCTGTCCGGAACCGCCAATACAATGTTGACTAGAAGTGGTGAAAgcaggcatctttgtcttgttcctgttcATAAGAGGAAAGCATTCATTCTTTTGCCAGCAAccataatgttagctgtgggtttttcttatATGTCCTTCATCAGGTTGAGGATATTTcctctatttctacttttttgagagttttcttcattattatgaagagctgttgtatttttttaaaaaaaaacatccttgtgctgttcactaaaataaaatgatgaaatgaaatggtaatgtggtgggtttttttattctattaatatgatgcATACATATATTGACTTTCTTGAGATTAACTCtgcttggtcatggtatataattcttaaatgtttttaaattcagcttgctagtattttattgagggtATCTGCATCTATATCATAAAAGTCATTGATCtgtagttttttaatttttatttatttattcagagagagagagagagagaggcagaggcacaggcagagagagaagcaggctccacgcagggagcccgacgcgggaccccgcgtctccaggatcacacctccgactgcaggcggcgctaaaccgctgcgccaccggggctgccctgatctgtagttttcttgtgatgtcatTGTCAGGTTTGGGGATCTATCTATTTGCATAATTTactttttctcatccttttacttttaacttataTGTACCTTTGAGTATAAAGTTTTTCGTCTGTAGAAAGTATTTTgataaagtattttgtttttatatccaaTTTTACAATCTCTTTCCTAGATTGTTTAATCTACttacatttaatgttattattggTAGAATTGTATTCACATCTaccatatttcttttgttttatatatctttcaagtctttttgttccttttttcctactttaCAGCTTCCTTTtgcattaagtatttttttattataacatttttgttttttttttgatattttttactatatatttttatttattttcttagtgcTTACCCCTGGTGTTACCATATACGCCTATCAAGATTTACTTCACATTTATATTAACTTAATTCCAGTGTAACATAGTTATGTTACTTCTATATAATTctattccctcttcttttttgtaTAGTTATTGTTATACATATTACATCTAAATATGTTAGAAACCCAAAAATACATAGTTATAATTATGACAATATAATTTTATGCCTACTATATAAAAGCTGAGAAAAGAAAGGCCAAAAAGTATGTTGCAGAGTTTGCTATGTTGACCTTCTTATTTCCCATTTCTTGTTGTCTTCATTTGTTCCTGTAAATTCAAGTTACCTCATGGTGTTGTTTACTTAGTCCAATACAAATGGGCATACCTTTAGTCAAAAATCTAAAGCAATCATAGAGCTCATCTTGATTGCTTCTCTTCTGTCAGGGACCACACTGTCATGCTCTCAGTTGTGTAGAGTCTGAAAACAATTGTAGTTGTTTGATATATTTGTCCAGTgataaggtttttttaaagattttatttatttattcatgacagacacacacacacagagagagagagagagagagagagaggcagagacataggcagagtgagaagcaggctccatacagggagcctgatgtgggactggatcctgggattccaggatcatgccctgagccaaaggcagacgctcaaccactgagcctccccaAAGTCCCAGTTATCAGGTTCTTCAAGGCAGAAGTATATGCCTGATCCCTGTCTGTccataatttttgtcatttttttatttttgtatattttgtacaATTCTAGAACAGATTGCTTATAGATTCCCTTCACCCCATGTAAAGTCATATTGTAAAAGGAACCACCAAGTTAGCCAGGTGTCTACCTAACCCACAGGGAAATTCACCCATTCTTGCCATAGCAAAAGTAGGAGTAAACTATGTCTCTATTTTCACCTTGCCATCCCTTTTGGATCAACAAGATAAGCAGTGATCTAACTGGAGATTGTACACCAGTATCCGCTTCTTACAGACCTCTCTCTGTATATGATTCTCTTAGAGCTTCCACTTCcacttggttttttattttatttatttattatttttaaagatccacTTGGTTTAAAAGAGGGAGGAATCTATAGTCTTGCTCTTATCCATGAAAAAGTGATAGAATTGACTTTCACTGTGTGCCAACTCTGGAGTCATAGTACCTTATTCAAAATTCTATATCCACTATttcctgtgtgactttgggcaagctacttaacctctgTACTCCTTAGTTTCCTAATAATAGCATTATAAGTATTAATTCAGTTagtatatgtaaagtgcttagaagaaTTAGGCAATAACTAAGAAGTATTATATAAGTTGTAAGTATCACTGGTGTTGTTACAATGAACAATACTGACCTCCCCACAAGGTCAATGGCTCCCACATTTCTTTACTTCTTATGCTTACCTGTCTCCTTATCCTGACTTGGGGAAGGGAAGACTAGGGTGATTGTTGCAGGTGGTAGAGGTGGCTTAGATGCCTTTTGTCAAACTTTTGTGAAGGTATCTGGTCCCAATTGTTGGAGTTTCTTTTTATGATACATAATGCCTCTTTGTCCTCATCTATGAGTCACATCAGTCAATCCTAGGCAAACAAGTCAAATCTAATTCAATATCTTACTTTGCCTGCATTTGCATGTATTTTCATACTAGCTTTTACTTAGAAATGGAGATGTAGGGATGCATGAGTTGCTTaattggttaagcacctgactcttggtttcagctcaggtaggctcaggtcatgatcttaaggttataagatggagccccatgatTCCActttcagcaggaagtctgcttgagattctctccctctccctttctccctcttcccccccactctaaaataataaacaaataaatctttaagaaaaaaatggagatgtaTTCCATGAAATGTTCAGAAGATCAACTAAAGATGTTCCTACCTAGTAAGATTGTTggaggatgaaataaaataattcagggcAATAATATGATCATATATGTTGATTGGAATCATCATTCTATTGAAAAGTGGAAAGATGTAAGGCAAAAAGACCAGTAAATATTGTGGTTGTCCATGAGTTTATGGCTGTTTGCATTAGAGGAGTGGTAGTAGAGCCACAGTGGGAACTGAAAGGGTTCCTGAGAACCTTAGTAGGTAATCATTGAGACCTGTCATTTATTTGGGCATTTGGTATTATTTAGTCATGTACTAaaggttttatataaattatatcatttaattctgATAACTCTATGAAGAATTAgcctaattttataaatgagacacAGGGAAGTTTTAATATCCAAGTTTTAGAGCCCAGGTTATACATTAGGCAAGTAAATGCAATTAATTCAAACTCAGATCTATTCAAATCTAAGCTTCTTACCACAATGCTAAAATCTTCAGCACCTGGGTTCTTCCAGCTATTTGAAAACCATGATTCTAACCATCTGCATGAAAAGCTGCTTTCAGAGGATTCAGGAATTCCCCATCCTATCAATAAATCTTATGCCTCTATCACAACTTAGCATTTCTTAGTAACTGTGACAACAATGCTGCACTCTTCTTAAtacctcttctctttcttctaagTATTTTCTGGAGCCATTTGCCTCAACCTGGTTAGTGGCAACTTTGCATTCATATTGAGCTATAGTCTTCctaaaaaacaagttttaagagCACATCCTTCTttcaaaggaaacagtcaacaaaactaaaagacaacctacagaatgggagaagatatttgcaaatgtcttatcagataaagagctagtaaccaaaatctataaagaacttatccaGCTCAGCACCCAAAAAATCCCCagaaaatccagtcaagaaatgggcagaagacatgaacagatatttcttcaaagaagacatacaaatggtcaacagatacatgaaaaaatgctccacattactcagcatcagggaaatacaaatcaaaactacaatgagataccacctcataccagtcagaatggctacaattacgAACTTAGgagacaacagatgttggcgaggatgcagagaaagtggaaccatcttacactgttggtgggactgcaaactggtgcagccactctggaaaacagtatggaggttcctcaaacagttaaaaatagagttaccctaagAACCAGCAATGTATTACACtactagttatttacccaaaggatacaggCATAGTGATTCAAAAGGGTACATGCACcctaatatttatagcagcaatgtccataatagccaaaatatggaaagagcccagatgtccattgatagatgaatagataaagaagatgtggtatatataatggaatattagtcattaaaaagaatgaaatcttgccatttgtagtgacatggatggaactagagggtattatgctaagcgagtAAGTCagtgagaaaaagataaatatcatacgatttcattcatatatggaatttaagaagcaaaacagatgaacatagaggaagggaaggaaaaataaaatagagggagGCAAATGATAGTAGacacttaactataggaaacaaactgagggatgctggaaggaaggtgggtgggggaatggggtaactgtgtgatgggcattaaggagggcattggAAGAAATTAATGAgcctgggtgttgtatgcaactgataaattactgaattttgcctctgaaactaacaatgcagtatatgttaattgaattcaaataaaataaaaaaaaaaaagaaatcaaaggagggggatccctgggtggctcagtggtttagcgcctgccttcggcccagggtgtgatcctggagtcctgggatcgagtcccacattgggctcccttacatggagcctgcttctccctctgcctgtgtttctgcctctctctctctctctctttctctctctctctctcatgaataaataaaatctttgaaaaaaatcaaaggaaaaaagaacacatCCCTCTTTCTGTTGTCTATATTTCAAACTAACATATCGACAACTAATCCACTTAGATTACTACCAAAATCCTTAGCAACAAAAAATTTACTGTGATTCATGACTAAATGTGTCCAGTTACTGTTGGTCCTAATTCCTCAGTGTGGCTGAATGACgtataagaaaacataaataggATGATGGTGTCtgggagaaatgaaaaactatttgATTCTCAATAAGAATATTGAGGCCTCAATATTCCAAAAGATGGGGCCTTTtggatacagaaaataaagaaataaaactgtatagTGCAAACTGAGAGAGAAGACATGATACTGAGATCAAACTAGTAAAGTTTTATGACGGATTTTTGAAGTCTGAAAATCTAAGGGTGAAGTGCTGTTGGTTTATGACCTCAGTAGTTCTCCTAATGAAAGGGCCTTACACGCCCAGGGCTCCCCAGAAGGTTAGTAGCTTCCAGCTGCCCTGTATATTTTAAACTTCCAAAAATGTGTCTGCCTGGAGGGTCTATATTTATCTTATGACTCGGCAGCAGAAACAGGTGCCTAGGTCTTTTTTCCCTCCCATCTTGAGTCTTTTTCCAAATGTACTTATTGTTATTGTATTTCtgattaataaaagaatataataagttgatggaaaaaatggaagagtaggaaattatcagaaaaaaagtaaaaataacacaaTCTCAATCATTACTTCCTTTTCTAATTTATCCTACCCCCTCTAATTTGATTTTAGAATTgaacagaaaggcaaataaatggtGGCTATTGATgacaggggaggggtgggtgggtgcacAGGAAACTGGTACCTTTCTGTTTTGTAGCTTAGAAGAGGATGAGTAATCCTCTTAATACAACTACTAAAAAGTCACAATGGTTAATATGACCGTAAGAAAATGCAGCCCCTCTCTGgtaatcagagaaaggcaaattccAACCACAAGGAGAAGGGGCCACTCTTGACCTCTGTAATCAGCAGTGAGAAaaataagtggcagagcctggtgtggggagGTGAGAGGTTGGTAAGTCGTTCTACTTCTGCAGCACAGCTGATGGGAGGGGAAAGTGGGGACCAGAGTTGGAGGATGACATAATCCTCACGTGACCAGGAGCTGCCACAAAGTCCTTATATTCCCCGGCTTCTTTCTCCTCTGGGTACCAGCTCCTTACTGTCCTGTAGCCGTTTGTGTTGTGACCAAGAGAAGGAGGACTTAAATTCCTTAAATCTCAGAAGGTTGGTTTCAGGAAACCGCTGGGACCCCTGGGGTGGTAGTGGCTGAATCTAGTGACTGGAATAGGTCTAGGCTCACTTTCCCCAAACCCCTGCAAACTCATTGGGAGATGATTGTATTTTTTGAAAGGACGGTGGTTTGGGAGTAGGTGGAAGTCTCCTGAGATTTAGTGATAGTTTAGAAATAAACGGCTTCTCTCAGACTGGCAAGCTTTCCGTTATCCTCTTTCTCCAATTCCGTTGAGGAAATGAGGTGTGGGCTGTTGTGTGGAGAACGGCTAGAATCCTGAGGTGGAGGCAGAAATTtagacaaaatttcaaaatatttcctcattCAATGCCTGCCTGTGGGTcgtgcgggggggtggggtgggagggggcaaggGGACAGCAGCCCTCGCAATGACTAGGCCAgagagtgaggggtggggggtggggacagggattCAGGAGGAAGGGATAGGGACCCGAGGGGAACCAGGACGTAGGAAATTTGGGGCGACGACGGTCGTGAGGATCCCGGACTCAAGATAACAGTGTCTTGTCTCTGGGGCTGGTGGATCCCCCGAGAGCTCCCTCCTCCTCGCCGCCTTCCTTTCTGCCTGCAGGTCCAAGGGTCTGTGTTCACAGACACCTCGaggcaagaaaaagaggaaactcTCCCGAATCATCACAGGTGAGTGTGAGAGAGGCACTTAGCCCGGGTCTCTGAGGGTGGGGTTTGGGAAGGGCAAGAGCTGGGTAAAATTTACGGCCTCACAGCTCAACTACCGTTCTGCTCCCTTTCTCCCGCGTCAGTCAGAGAGGCCATTAGCCTTGTCTGCTGGGGAAATGGTGGGTTgcagaaggaggggaaaggaggcgGAGTGGTGGGGATGTGGGAGGTAGGGGAGGCATCTCTAACTTCAGAGGGCTGGACCTATGTGACAGGGTTGGGAGATTAGGCGGGTTATCTTGCTAAAGATACTTACTTGTCAGAAACGGACAAACCTGAATCAAAAGAAACAAGCTATTTGCTCTACATTTTCTCCCCGGACTTAAGCTGGAAGCAACATCATGCAAAAACCctgcaaagaaaatgaaggaaagccCAAGTGCAGCGTgccaaagagagaggaagaacgCCCCTGTGGGGAATTTGAACGTCAGCAAACAGAAGGGAATTTTAGGCAAAGGCTGCTTCAGTCTCTCGAGGAATTTAAAGAGGACATAGACTATAGGCACTTTAAGGATGAAGAAATGACAAGGGAGGGAGATGAGATGGAAAGGTGTTTGGAAGAGATAAGGGGTCTGAGAAAGAAATTTAGGGCTCTGCATTCTAACCATAGTCATTCTCGGGACCGTCCTTACCCCTTTTAATGCATTTCTCTCCTGAATTCAActattttctgttattaatatTACCACCATCGACTtccttttgtttgcattttcttgcTAAATATTGCACCATTTTACGCCTATCCTTCAATGTTCCTTTGATTTGCATATGACTCCGGTTACCAACATCTCATCTTTTGACCCAATCTCATTCATTTAATAAGgatgtttcattcatttgcatgggAAGATGCTCATTGTATattgtaaagtaaaaataatacattgcaaaactgtgtgtgtatatgtgtgtatatatatatgcactttatatgtacatttatatatgaCATAATGCATAAAAGTCTGAATTATTATACACCAAAACGTTAACAGTGAACCTCTGTGTgatctgtatttaattttttgcctATCTGCATCTTCtcattttccaaaaaatgaatctatatgtgtgtgtatgtgtgtgtattgtgtcacaaaaaacctaaaatgaacagacacacaaaaaacttGTCAATCACCGTTGAAGGGCAGTAAAACACTTAATAAACTCTTGACAacagaactataaaaatgaaatgtaaacttCAAATTACCTCTGGATCTCTTAGCCAGAGGAATAAAACTGGCGGTTATCACAGATATACTTGCTTAAGACTCAATCCTTTTCGAGGGGAAATCATTTGCctcacagg belongs to Canis lupus familiaris isolate Mischka breed German Shepherd chromosome X, alternate assembly UU_Cfam_GSD_1.0, whole genome shotgun sequence and includes:
- the LOC100682922 gene encoding protein SET-like translates to MPSLYAFPSPSLRSLPTPQPRSRATLTLEAKVSKKELHSNHHGTMETSEKEQQEAIEHTDEVQNEIDRLNEQISEEILKLEQKYNKLRQPFFQKRSELMAQIPNFWVTTFVNHPQVSALLGEEDEEAMHYLTRVEVTEFEDIKSGFYFDENPYFENKVLSKELHLNESGDPSSKSTEIKWKSGKDLTKCSSQT
- the TCEAL7 gene encoding transcription elongation factor A protein-like 7, with the translated sequence MQKPCKENEGKPKCSVPKREEERPCGEFERQQTEGNFRQRLLQSLEEFKEDIDYRHFKDEEMTREGDEMERCLEEIRGLRKKFRALHSNHSHSRDRPYPF